From the Panthera leo isolate Ple1 chromosome C1, P.leo_Ple1_pat1.1, whole genome shotgun sequence genome, one window contains:
- the ACADM gene encoding medium-chain specific acyl-CoA dehydrogenase, mitochondrial — protein sequence MAAMFRRCCGVLKSLSHSDWRSQHTKAALRREPGLGFNFELTEQQKEFQATARKFAREEIIPVAAEYDKTGEYPVPLIKKAWELGLMNTHIPGSCGGLGLGIFDACLITEELAYGCTGVQTCIEANSLGQMPVIIAGNDQQQKKYLGRMTEEPMMCAYCVTEPGAGSDVAGIKTKAEKKGDEYIINGQKMWITNGGKANWYFLLARSDPDPKAPAGKAFTGFIVEADTPGVQIGRKELNMGQRCSDTRGIVFEDVKVPKENVLIGEGAGFKIAMGAFDKTRPPVAAGAVGLAQRALDEATKYALERKTFGKLLVEHQGISFLLAEMAMKVELARLSYQRAAWEVDSGRRNTYYASIAKAFAGDVANQLATDAVQIFGGNGFNTEYPVEKLMRDAKIYQIYEGTAQIQRLIIAREHIGKYKN from the exons AGCTcactgaacagcaaaaagagtTTCAAGCTACTGCTCGTAAATTTGCCAGGGAAGAAATAATCCCAGTCGCTGCAGAGTATGATAAAACTGGCGAG taCCCTGTGCCCCTAATTAAAAAAGCATGGGAACTTGGTTTAATGAATACACACATTCCAGGGAGTTGTG GAGGTCTTGGACTTGGAATTTTTGATGCTTGTTTAATTACTGAAGAATTGGCTTATGGATGTACAGGGGTTCAGACTTGTATTGAAGCAAATTCTTTGGGG CAAATGCCTGTTATCATTGCTGGAAATGatcaacaacaaaagaagtaTTTGGGGAGGATGACTGAGGAGCCAATGATGTGT GCCTACTGTGTAACAGAACCTGGAGCTGGCTCTGATGTTGCTGGTATAAAgaccaaagcagaaaaaaaaggagatgaataTATTATTAATGGTCAGAAGATGTGGATAACCAATGGAGGAAAAGCTAATTG gTATTTCTTATTGGCTCGTTCTGATCCGGATCCTAAGGCTCCTGCTGGTAAAGCCTTTACTGGATTTATTGTGGAAGCAGATACCCCAGGAGTGCAGATTGGAAGAAAG GAATTAAATATGGGTCAGCGATGTTCAGATACAAGAGGAATTGTCTTTGAAGATGTGAAAGTgcctaaagaaaatgttttaattggtGAGGGAGCTGGTTTTAAAATTGCAATGGGAGCTTTTGATAAAACCAGACCACCA GTAGCAGCTGGTGCTGTGGGACTAGCACAAAGGGCTTTGGATGAAGCTACCAAGTATGCCTTGGAGAGGAAAACTTTTGGAAAGCTGCTTGTagag CACCAAGGAATATCATTTTTGCTGGCTGAAATGGCAATGAAAGTTGAACTAGCAAGATTGAGTTACCAGAGAGCAGCTTGGGAGGTTGATTCTGGTCGCCGAAATACTTACTATGCCTCTATAGCAAAGGCATTTGCTGGAGATGTTGCAAATCAGTTAGCTACTGATGCTGTGCAGATTTTTGGGGGCAATGGATTTAATACAGAATATCCTGTAGAAAAACTAATGAGGGATGCCAAGATCTATCAG attTATGAAGGTACAGCACAGATTCAAAGACTTATTATAGCCCGCGAACACATTGGcaagtataaaaattaa
- the RABGGTB gene encoding LOW QUALITY PROTEIN: geranylgeranyl transferase type-2 subunit beta (The sequence of the model RefSeq protein was modified relative to this genomic sequence to represent the inferred CDS: inserted 1 base in 1 codon), producing MFMGRRNGRQRSWAQAARTAMSSRRGPRAATQRLHPTGASVVSYAGAQKGPKGRFCAGACRLTXPQEPTQVLFSVSDMGTPQKDVTIKSDAPDTLLLEKHADYIASYGSKKDDYEYCMSEYLRMSGIYWGLTVMDLMGQLHRMNREEILMFIKSCQHECGGISASIGHDPHLLYTLSAVQILTLYDSINVIDVNKVVEYVQSLQKEDGSFAGDIWGEIDTRFSFCAVATLALLGKLDAINVEKAIEFVLSCMNFDGGFGCRPGSESHAGQIYCCTGFLAITSQLHQVNSDLLGWWLCERQLPSGGLNGRPEKLPDVCYSWWVLASLKIIGRLHWIDREKLRSFILACQDEETGGFADRPGDMVDPFHTLFGIAGLSLLGEEQIKPVSPVFCMPEEVLRRVNVQPELVS from the exons ATGTTTATGGGACGAAGAAACGGGCGCCAAAGATCTTGGGCTCAGGCAGCGAGGACAGCTATGAGCAGTCGGCGGGGTCCTAGAGCAGCCACGCAAAGGCTCCATCCTACAGGCGCAAGTGTGGTCAGCTATGCTGGTGCTCAGAAGGGACCTAAGGGGCGCTTCTGCGCAGGCGCGTGCCGCCTAA CTCCCCAGGAACCGACCCAAGTTCTCTTTTCGGTCTCAGACATG ggcACACCGCAGAAGGATGTTACTATCAAATCAGATGCACCTGACACCCTATTGTTAGAGAAGCATGCAGATTATATTGCATCCTATGGCTCAAAGAAAGatgattat GAATACTGTATGTCTGAGTATTTGAGAATGAGTGGTATCTATTGGGGTCTGACTGTAATGGATCTCATGGGACAACTACATCGGATGAATAGAGAAGAAATTCTGATGTTTATTAAGTCCTGTCAACACGAGTGTGGTGGAATAAGTGCTAGTATCGGACATGATCCTCATCTTTTGTACACTCTAAGTGCTGTCcag aTTCTTACTCTGTATGATAGTATTAATGTTATTGATGTAAATAAAGTTGTGGAATATGTTCAGAGTCTACAGAAAGAAGATGGTTCTTTTGCTGGAGATATATGGG gagAAATTGATACAAGATTCTCTTTTTGTGCGGTGGCAACTTTGGCCCTGTTG gGGAAGTTAGATGCTATTAATGTGGAAAAGGCAATTGAATTTGTTTTATCGTGTATGAACTTTGATGGTGGATTTGGTTGCAGGCCAGGTTCTGAATCCCATGCTGGACAG ATCTATTGTTGCACAGGATTTCTGGCTATTACTAGCCAGTTGCATCAAGTAAATTCTGATTTACTCGGTTGGTGGCTTTGTGAACGACAGTTACCATCAGGTGGACTCAATGGAAGGCCAGAGAAG ttaCCAGATGTATGCTATTCATGGTGGGTGTTGGCTTCCCTAAAGATAATTGGAAGGCTTCATTGGATTGATAGAGAGAAACTGCGAAGTTTCATTTTAGCATgtcaagatgaagaaacaggaggATTTGCAGATCGACCAGGAGATATG gtggatccttttcatactttatttggaattgctggattgtcaCTTTTGGGAGAAGAACAGATCAAACCTGTTAGTCCTGTTTTCTGCATGCCTGAAGAAGTACTTCGGAGAGTGAATGTCCAGCCTGAACTAGTGAGCTAG